TTGTAGCGGTTCAGGCTGTCCCGGGCGATGAAGGCGCGCTGCATCTCCGAGGTGCCGTAGGCGAGCTCGGCGAAGCGGGCGTCCCGGTACAGGCGCTCCACGGCGGGCCCCTTGACGTAGCCGTGGCCGCCGTGGACCTGCATGGCCAGATCCGCGATCTTGTTGACGGACTCGCTCGTGAAGAGCTTCGCCGAGGCCGTCAGGATCGGCGCCTCCGTCTCCTGGTGGTCCGTGCTCCAGGCCGCACGCAAGGTCATCATCCGGCCCAGGTCGTTCAGGGTGAACATGACGGCCAGTTTCGCCCCCACGCCCTCGAACAGGCCGATGGGCTTCCCGAAGGCCTTCTTCCCCTTCCCGTGACCCGTGGAGACCTCCATGCAGGCCACCCCGAGCCCGACGGACATGGCCGACAGGGAAATCTTGATCCACTCCGTAATGCGGCCGAGAAGGGCGTACCCTCCGCCCACCTCGCCCACCAGCGCGTCCGCGGAAACGGTGCACCCCGTCAGGCTGATCCCAGCCGTCGGGGCTCCCCGGAGACCCATCGTCTCCAATGTCGGGCCCACGCTCAGCCCGGAGGCGA
This DNA window, taken from Syntrophaceae bacterium, encodes the following:
- a CDS encoding acyl-CoA dehydrogenase family protein — encoded protein: MIDYELTNEQKDLQGRMTAFCRAEIAPAAAELDAAAPDKVPEMLRARFRKLAGAGYFDLLLKSDFVSQCVAGEELAKACPATFLAAMSSGTAFGMALSCFGSQAQKSRFLPGIGAGETIGALACTETEAGSDLSGMATKAEKKGEQWILTGSKDLVTNAPVADAFLVLAWTDREAGLEKGLSLFLVEKVASGLSVGPTLETMGLRGAPTAGISLTGCTVSADALVGEVGGGYALLGRITEWIKISLSAMSVGLGVACMEVSTGHGKGKKAFGKPIGLFEGVGAKLAVMFTLNDLGRMMTLRAAWSTDHQETEAPILTASAKLFTSESVNKIADLAMQVHGGHGYVKGPAVERLYRDARFAELAYGTSEMQRAFIARDSLNRY